In Bacteroidota bacterium, one genomic interval encodes:
- a CDS encoding tetratricopeptide repeat protein, protein MRHLAKIFFIFHFSFFILQSAFAQVSTDEKLANQYFQNKEYDKAIVYYEKLFGKKSSELIYQNYLSCLLAVKDFKTAEKVVKKQMKNNPGQLDYGVDLGMVYFTAGDPDKARSEYEKVIKQLPADQEPVFNLANAFLKIKEWDYAIATYQKGRKLLRGVYPFNMELAEVYQQKGDVTAMISEYLDMLELGDSYLQSVQNSLQADFGSEGDAKKNEIIRSQLLKRVQQSPDKTVYTELLVWMLMQQKEFDSAFTQIKALDKRKKEDGSRVIALAQTCVQNENYDVAVKAYKYIIDKGPESSYYLSARIELLNAMYKKVVSRNNYTQTELIELEANYSKSLSELGKSVSTVSLIKDMAHLQAFYLYKTKEAIALLEEAVQMPLLSATLQAECKLELADILLMTGDVWEASLTYSQVEKAFKYDVVGQEAKFRNARIAFYTADFKWAQAQLDVLKGSTSKLIANDAMALSIMISDNMGWDSITTPLEMYARADLLSFQNRDDEALIVLDSIKEKYPSHTIQDDILFKRYAIMMKKNKYEEAAKYLQNIIDNFSWDILGDDAMYYLAGLYENRLNDKQKAMGLYNDLLVKFPGSMFTVESRKRFRKLRGDAVN, encoded by the coding sequence TTGAGACACTTAGCTAAAATATTTTTCATTTTTCATTTTTCATTTTTCATTCTGCAAAGCGCCTTTGCTCAGGTTTCAACAGATGAAAAGCTCGCCAACCAGTATTTTCAGAACAAGGAATATGATAAAGCCATTGTGTATTATGAGAAACTGTTCGGGAAGAAATCATCCGAACTTATTTATCAGAACTATTTAAGTTGTTTGCTCGCGGTAAAGGATTTTAAAACTGCTGAGAAAGTTGTTAAAAAACAAATGAAGAATAATCCCGGTCAGCTCGATTATGGAGTTGATCTTGGAATGGTTTATTTCACCGCCGGTGATCCGGATAAAGCCAGGTCGGAGTATGAAAAAGTAATTAAACAATTGCCCGCCGACCAGGAGCCTGTATTTAACCTGGCCAATGCATTCCTTAAAATAAAGGAATGGGATTATGCTATTGCAACCTATCAAAAGGGGAGAAAGCTGCTTAGGGGAGTATATCCGTTCAATATGGAGTTAGCTGAAGTTTACCAGCAGAAGGGCGATGTAACAGCTATGATAAGTGAATACCTCGATATGTTGGAGTTAGGTGATTCCTATTTACAAAGTGTTCAGAATTCCTTGCAAGCGGATTTTGGAAGTGAAGGAGACGCGAAAAAAAATGAGATCATCCGTTCGCAATTGCTGAAGCGCGTGCAGCAAAGCCCAGATAAAACAGTTTATACCGAGTTGCTTGTGTGGATGCTCATGCAGCAAAAAGAGTTTGATTCAGCCTTTACACAAATAAAGGCGTTGGATAAACGAAAAAAGGAGGATGGTTCACGTGTAATAGCCCTCGCTCAAACCTGTGTACAGAATGAGAATTATGATGTTGCTGTTAAAGCTTATAAATATATCATTGATAAAGGTCCTGAAAGTTCATATTACCTGAGCGCGCGGATCGAACTGTTGAATGCGATGTACAAAAAGGTAGTATCTCGGAATAATTATACACAGACCGAACTTATTGAACTGGAAGCAAATTACAGTAAATCCTTGTCGGAACTGGGCAAATCAGTTAGTACAGTTTCACTCATAAAAGATATGGCGCATTTGCAGGCATTTTATTTATACAAAACGAAAGAAGCTATCGCATTGTTGGAGGAGGCTGTTCAGATGCCCCTTCTTTCAGCAACGCTGCAGGCCGAGTGCAAACTTGAATTGGCGGATATCTTGCTGATGACCGGAGATGTTTGGGAGGCATCACTTACTTATTCTCAGGTCGAAAAAGCATTTAAATACGATGTAGTGGGCCAGGAAGCCAAATTCAGGAACGCGAGAATTGCATTTTATACAGCCGATTTTAAATGGGCGCAGGCGCAGCTTGATGTACTGAAGGGATCTACTTCAAAACTTATTGCCAATGATGCGATGGCACTTTCAATAATGATCAGTGACAATATGGGATGGGATTCAATTACAACACCTTTGGAAATGTATGCACGTGCCGACCTGTTGTCGTTTCAGAATAGGGATGATGAAGCATTGATCGTATTGGATTCAATTAAGGAAAAGTATCCCAGTCATACTATACAGGACGATATTTTATTTAAGCGTTATGCCATAATGATGAAGAAGAATAAATACGAGGAGGCTGCAAAATACCTGCAAAATATAATCGATAATTTTTCGTGGGATATATTGGGCGATGATGCAATGTATTACCTGGCCGGGCTGTATGAGAACAGGTTGAATGACAAACAAAAGGCGATGGGACTATACAACGATCTGCTTGTAAAATTTCCCGGGAGCATGTTTACTGTTGAATCCCGTAAAAGATTCAGAAAGTTGAGAGGGGATGCGGTGAATTGA
- a CDS encoding DUF4286 family protein: MIIYNVTLNIDDVIHDEWLKWMKEVHIPEVMKTGLFLENRMLKLLMDEPQGKTYSMQYTLNNMTDLEEYRAKHAPRLQKEFVDRYADKFVAFRTVLEVV; encoded by the coding sequence ATGATAATCTATAACGTAACATTAAATATTGACGATGTCATTCACGATGAGTGGTTGAAGTGGATGAAGGAGGTGCACATTCCTGAGGTAATGAAGACCGGCCTTTTTTTAGAAAACAGGATGCTGAAATTACTGATGGATGAGCCGCAGGGAAAAACCTATTCTATGCAATATACACTTAACAATATGACTGATCTGGAAGAGTATCGGGCCAAACATGCTCCGCGTTTGCAAAAGGAATTTGTTGATCGTTATGCGGATAAATTTGTAGCCTTTCGGACAGTATTGGAAGTGGTCTGA
- the rsmA gene encoding 16S rRNA (adenine(1518)-N(6)/adenine(1519)-N(6))-dimethyltransferase RsmA, which yields MMNVRAKKHLGQHFLKDEDIALQIVKGLTNKSGCKKVLEVGPGMGVLTKYLLEEKSFETYVIDIDRESISFLQKKYPLLGDRIIAGDFLQIEFNKYFSEPFLVIGNFPYNISTEILFKVLDNRNQVPEVVGMFQKEVAERIASKPGNKVYGIVSVLLQAFYDIEYLFTVEPEVFDPPPKVRSGVIRLIRNTTQQLDCDEKLFIRVVKATFGQRRKMVRNGIKQFKLKAEFITHPFLTQRPEQLSVKDFVELTNMLDKS from the coding sequence ATTATGAATGTACGCGCTAAGAAGCATTTAGGTCAACATTTTCTGAAAGATGAAGATATTGCACTTCAAATCGTAAAAGGCCTTACAAATAAAAGCGGTTGCAAAAAAGTGCTTGAAGTTGGTCCCGGTATGGGGGTGTTGACCAAATATCTCTTAGAGGAGAAATCATTTGAAACTTATGTTATTGATATTGACCGCGAATCGATCTCCTTTTTGCAAAAAAAATACCCCTTGTTGGGAGATCGGATCATTGCCGGCGATTTTTTACAGATAGAGTTTAATAAATACTTCAGCGAACCGTTTCTTGTTATTGGCAATTTTCCTTATAATATTTCAACCGAAATACTTTTTAAAGTTTTGGATAATCGTAACCAGGTACCTGAAGTCGTTGGCATGTTTCAAAAAGAAGTGGCTGAACGCATCGCGTCAAAACCGGGTAATAAAGTCTACGGTATTGTAAGTGTATTGTTGCAGGCGTTTTATGATATCGAATATTTGTTTACGGTTGAACCGGAAGTTTTTGACCCACCTCCCAAAGTGAGATCGGGGGTGATACGTTTGATACGGAACACTACGCAGCAATTGGATTGTGATGAAAAACTTTTTATACGGGTTGTTAAAGCTACTTTTGGCCAGCGCAGAAAAATGGTGCGTAACGGCATTAAGCAGTTTAAACTTAAAGCAGAATTTATAACTCATCCCTTCCTTACACAGCGGCCCGAACAATTATCCGTGAAAGATTTTGTGGAGTTGACCAATATGCTGGATAAATCGTAA
- the mgtE gene encoding magnesium transporter has protein sequence MQFQLTPEYLELLRKAIGTNDLKFIMEQLKELHPPDIAEIFNELNLEESKYLYKQLDENEAGKVLVEMEDDKREKFLASLTSREIAEHIDNMASDDAADVIAELPDSVQDEVLSHLEDHEQASDIVDLMNYDENTAGGLMATELVRVHVNDSVRLCVRELRKQAEEVKNIYTIYVVDDSNKLLGLLSLKSLLTTSLSAKVKDVYNPDIISVKTNTPAEEAAKIMEKYDLVVLPVIDSLGKLVGRITIDDIVDVIREEETEDVQKMGGMEALDEPYMSIPFLGMIKKRVGWLTLLFIGESFTATAMGFFEGEIKKAAVLATFIPLIISSGGNTGSQVSTLIIRALSLGEITISEWLNIVQKEIKVGLALGFALGVLGFLRVAIWSSFTDIYGPHWKLIGVCIGVALMGVVLWGNLMGSLFPIILKRLGLDPAVSSAPFVATMVDVTGLIIYFTVASIMLSGIIL, from the coding sequence ATGCAATTCCAGCTTACACCGGAATATTTAGAACTTCTGCGAAAGGCCATTGGTACCAATGACCTTAAGTTTATCATGGAGCAGCTTAAAGAGCTTCACCCCCCTGATATTGCCGAAATTTTTAATGAGTTAAATCTTGAAGAGTCCAAATACCTGTATAAGCAGTTGGATGAAAACGAGGCAGGTAAGGTTTTGGTTGAGATGGAAGATGATAAGCGGGAAAAATTTCTTGCTTCACTTACTTCCAGAGAAATAGCAGAGCATATTGATAACATGGCTTCGGATGACGCGGCTGATGTTATAGCCGAACTTCCGGACAGTGTACAGGATGAAGTATTATCTCACCTGGAGGATCATGAGCAGGCCAGCGATATCGTCGACCTGATGAATTATGATGAGAATACTGCTGGTGGCTTAATGGCAACTGAATTGGTTCGTGTACATGTCAATGATTCGGTCAGGTTATGTGTGCGTGAATTGCGGAAACAGGCTGAAGAGGTAAAAAATATTTATACGATTTATGTGGTGGATGACAGCAATAAATTGCTCGGCTTACTTTCGCTGAAAAGCCTGCTTACCACATCGTTGAGCGCTAAGGTAAAGGACGTATATAATCCCGATATTATTTCTGTTAAAACAAATACTCCCGCAGAAGAAGCTGCGAAGATCATGGAGAAGTACGACCTGGTTGTATTACCCGTAATTGACAGTTTGGGTAAGTTGGTCGGCCGCATCACAATTGATGATATAGTTGATGTGATACGTGAAGAAGAAACAGAAGATGTTCAGAAGATGGGTGGTATGGAAGCCCTGGATGAGCCGTATATGAGTATCCCTTTTCTCGGGATGATCAAAAAACGTGTGGGTTGGCTCACATTACTTTTTATAGGTGAAAGTTTTACAGCTACAGCAATGGGCTTTTTTGAAGGTGAAATAAAAAAGGCCGCGGTGCTGGCGACATTTATTCCATTGATCATTTCAAGTGGCGGAAATACCGGTTCGCAGGTGTCAACTCTCATTATCCGCGCGCTGTCACTCGGAGAAATAACAATAAGTGAATGGTTGAATATTGTTCAGAAAGAAATTAAAGTAGGGCTGGCATTGGGTTTCGCTTTAGGAGTATTAGGATTTTTACGTGTAGCCATATGGTCGTCCTTTACCGATATTTACGGGCCTCATTGGAAGCTTATAGGTGTTTGCATAGGGGTTGCATTGATGGGGGTAGTGTTGTGGGGTAATTTAATGGGTTCATTATTTCCAATAATATTAAAAAGACTGGGATTAGACCCTGCTGTTTCATCCGCACCTTTTGTTGCCACAATGGTTGATGTTACCGGCCTTATCATTTATTTCACTGTAGCTTCTATTATGTTAAGCGGCATTATACTGTAG
- a CDS encoding hydroxyacid dehydrogenase gives MKILFIDTTHPSLHEELIKSGFHCDLNFNWTKEEIITNINKYDGIVIRSRIKITKDIIDKAPRLKFIARVGAGMENIDVTYAESKGIRCLHAPEGNRDAVAEHALGMLLGLLNNIGRADRAVRDGKWIREGNRGVELGGKTIGVIGYGNMGSAFAQRFSGFGCEVIAYDKYKKGFGTEEVREVALADIFKRTDVLSLHLPLTDETNYLINDTFINKFAKPFYIINTSRGKILNTADLVKNMRSGKVLGACLDVLEYEAISFEDIDAKTLPEPFQYLIQSDKVILTPHIAGWTHESNEKMARVLVNKIKVLYNM, from the coding sequence ATGAAAATACTTTTTATTGATACAACCCATCCTTCACTTCATGAAGAGCTTATTAAATCGGGTTTTCATTGTGATCTGAATTTTAACTGGACCAAAGAGGAGATCATCACGAATATTAATAAATACGATGGGATTGTTATTAGGAGCAGAATTAAAATCACAAAAGATATTATTGATAAAGCCCCGCGGCTGAAATTTATCGCAAGAGTTGGTGCAGGCATGGAAAATATTGATGTTACCTATGCGGAAAGCAAGGGCATTCGCTGCCTCCATGCCCCTGAGGGGAATCGCGATGCAGTAGCCGAGCATGCTTTGGGTATGTTGTTAGGTCTGCTAAATAACATTGGCAGAGCAGATAGGGCGGTTCGTGACGGCAAATGGATACGCGAAGGAAACAGGGGAGTGGAGCTGGGAGGAAAAACAATTGGTGTGATCGGCTATGGGAATATGGGAAGCGCTTTCGCACAACGATTCAGTGGTTTTGGATGCGAAGTAATTGCCTATGATAAATACAAGAAGGGTTTTGGCACGGAGGAGGTCAGGGAAGTTGCTTTAGCGGACATTTTCAAAAGAACGGATGTGCTAAGCCTGCACCTTCCACTGACTGACGAAACTAATTATCTCATAAACGATACGTTCATTAATAAATTCGCGAAGCCCTTTTATATAATTAATACTTCCAGAGGGAAGATTTTGAATACGGCCGACCTTGTAAAAAATATGAGATCGGGAAAAGTTTTAGGTGCTTGCCTGGATGTATTGGAATACGAAGCAATTTCATTCGAAGATATCGATGCCAAAACATTGCCTGAACCATTTCAATATCTTATTCAGTCGGATAAAGTTATCCTGACTCCTCATATTGCCGGGTGGACGCATGAAAGCAATGAAAAAATGGCGCGCGTTTTGGTTAATAAGATCAAAGTATTGTATAATATGTAG
- a CDS encoding aspartate kinase — MKVFKFGGASVKDAGSVKNVAHILKFFPDENLIVVVSAMGKTTNALERLTNAFYYRKENLRQILDEIKKFHIDIVEQLFTDKTHPVYNELNNTFVELDWAIEGEPVPSFDQQYDQIVSIGEVISTKIISAYLNENGIKNRWEDVRDFIKTDNTYREGKVDWEQTKHLSQALSKTNGLVITQGFIGGTSENYTTTLGREGSDYTAAILAYCTNAESVTIWKDVPGVLNADPKWFDDTHLIEQLSYLDAIELSYYGATVIHPKTIKPLQNKHIPLYVRSFIKPDEKGTVINDKESPLPVPCFIFKVNQVLLSISPKDFSFIVEENLSDIFKLFADMGIKINTMQSSAISFSVCVDIDEHKVPNIVKKLQEKYRVLYNEDMELITIRYYNQETIDRVTTDKKILLEVKSRYTVQLVVKNV; from the coding sequence ATGAAAGTATTCAAATTTGGCGGAGCGTCAGTTAAGGATGCGGGATCGGTAAAAAATGTTGCACATATTTTAAAATTTTTCCCGGATGAAAATCTGATCGTAGTGGTTTCTGCAATGGGAAAAACAACCAATGCCCTTGAAAGACTTACTAACGCCTTTTATTATCGCAAAGAAAATCTTAGACAAATTCTGGATGAAATAAAAAAATTTCATATTGATATAGTCGAACAGCTTTTTACTGATAAAACTCATCCGGTATATAATGAACTAAACAACACGTTTGTAGAACTGGATTGGGCCATTGAAGGAGAACCCGTCCCATCATTTGATCAACAGTATGATCAGATAGTGAGTATAGGTGAAGTAATTTCTACAAAGATCATCAGCGCTTATCTGAATGAAAATGGGATCAAAAACAGATGGGAAGATGTGCGCGATTTCATAAAAACGGATAACACGTATCGGGAAGGAAAGGTGGATTGGGAACAGACTAAACACCTCTCCCAGGCTCTTTCCAAAACTAACGGACTGGTTATTACGCAGGGATTTATTGGCGGAACTTCCGAAAATTACACAACGACATTGGGCCGTGAAGGCTCTGATTACACCGCCGCTATTTTAGCCTATTGCACCAATGCCGAAAGTGTTACAATATGGAAAGATGTACCGGGAGTGCTAAATGCCGACCCCAAATGGTTTGATGATACACACCTGATCGAACAACTTTCATACCTCGACGCGATTGAACTTTCCTATTATGGAGCTACAGTTATTCATCCAAAGACCATAAAGCCACTGCAGAATAAGCACATTCCGCTCTATGTGCGGTCTTTCATTAAACCGGATGAAAAGGGAACTGTAATTAATGATAAAGAATCGCCATTACCTGTCCCCTGCTTTATTTTTAAAGTGAACCAGGTATTACTTTCCATTTCACCCAAAGATTTTTCATTCATAGTTGAAGAAAACCTGAGCGACATATTTAAATTATTTGCGGATATGGGCATTAAAATAAATACCATGCAAAGTTCAGCCATCAGCTTTTCTGTGTGCGTGGATATTGACGAACATAAAGTACCAAATATCGTGAAGAAATTACAGGAAAAATACCGCGTACTTTATAATGAAGACATGGAACTGATTACCATTCGCTACTATAACCAGGAAACCATTGATCGCGTAACAACAGATAAGAAAATTTTACTGGAAGTTAAAAGCCGGTATACCGTGCAATTGGTTGTTAAGAATGTGTAG
- a CDS encoding GNAT family N-acetyltransferase yields the protein MIRKGFKEDLPAVLNLIKELAEFEKEPHEVVVTLQDMEHDGFGENPIFKFFVAEVDKKIVGMALYFIKYSTWKGKCVYLDDIIVTQPYRRKGIGKLLFEAVVKATVEMRARRLEWQVLDWNTPAIEFYKQYDSKFMKAWLSCRLTDEQLNKFGAQLKLQKN from the coding sequence ATGATAAGAAAAGGCTTTAAAGAAGATCTACCGGCTGTGTTAAACCTTATAAAGGAATTGGCTGAGTTTGAAAAGGAACCCCATGAAGTTGTGGTGACCCTGCAGGATATGGAGCATGACGGGTTTGGTGAAAACCCGATATTTAAATTTTTTGTCGCTGAAGTTGACAAAAAAATTGTCGGGATGGCTCTCTATTTTATAAAATATTCAACATGGAAGGGCAAATGTGTATACCTGGATGACATAATAGTAACGCAACCATATCGCCGGAAAGGGATCGGAAAATTATTGTTTGAAGCTGTTGTGAAAGCAACAGTTGAAATGAGGGCGCGTCGGTTGGAATGGCAGGTGTTGGACTGGAATACTCCTGCGATCGAGTTTTATAAACAGTATGATTCCAAATTTATGAAGGCATGGTTGAGTTGCAGGCTGACAGATGAGCAGCTCAACAAATTCGGAGCGCAACTCAAACTCCAGAAAAACTGA
- the fbp gene encoding class 1 fructose-bisphosphatase: MSKVKTLGQFIIEKQSDFPYAKGELSRLLRDIGIASKIINREVNKAGLADILGEAGETNIQGEQVKKLDVFANEQLIAALTVGGECCAIASEENEDIIPIENHQSVNARYVVAFDPLDGSSNIDVNVSVGTIFSIYRRVSLNGPGTLEDFMQRGTEQVAAGYVIFGSSTMMVYTTGKGVNGFTLDPSIGEFCLSHPNIKIPKSGKIYSINEGNYVHFPDGVKKFIKWCQEEDKASNRPYSSRYIGSAVADIHRNLLYGGVFIYPTTSTSPKGKLRLLYECNPLAFIIEQAGGKATDGFGRILELETKSLHQRTPLFIGSTEIVERAEEFMHKYSTVEAKG; the protein is encoded by the coding sequence ATGAGCAAGGTTAAGACATTAGGACAGTTTATAATAGAGAAGCAATCGGATTTTCCTTATGCGAAAGGGGAATTATCCAGGTTGTTACGAGATATTGGTATCGCTTCAAAGATAATTAACCGTGAAGTAAATAAAGCCGGCCTGGCCGATATACTTGGTGAAGCCGGAGAAACCAATATCCAGGGAGAACAGGTTAAGAAACTGGATGTATTTGCCAATGAACAGCTTATAGCTGCTTTGACCGTTGGGGGTGAATGTTGCGCCATTGCATCGGAGGAAAACGAGGATATAATTCCTATTGAGAATCATCAATCGGTAAATGCAAGGTATGTAGTGGCCTTTGATCCGCTTGACGGCTCTTCAAACATTGATGTGAATGTGTCAGTGGGTACTATATTTTCCATCTATCGCAGGGTAAGTTTGAATGGTCCAGGAACACTCGAAGATTTTATGCAGCGTGGTACAGAACAAGTGGCTGCCGGATATGTTATTTTCGGTTCGTCCACAATGATGGTATATACAACAGGTAAAGGGGTCAATGGTTTTACGCTCGATCCATCCATCGGTGAATTTTGTTTGTCGCATCCAAATATAAAGATCCCCAAGAGTGGTAAAATATACTCCATCAATGAGGGTAATTATGTTCATTTCCCTGATGGGGTTAAGAAATTCATAAAGTGGTGCCAGGAAGAAGATAAGGCCAGTAATCGCCCATATTCATCACGTTATATTGGTTCTGCTGTTGCCGATATTCATCGCAATCTGTTATATGGCGGTGTGTTTATTTACCCGACTACTTCAACTTCTCCAAAGGGGAAATTACGTTTGTTGTATGAATGTAACCCATTGGCATTTATTATTGAGCAGGCAGGTGGAAAAGCGACGGATGGTTTTGGCCGTATTCTTGAACTTGAGACCAAATCCTTGCACCAGCGCACGCCATTGTTTATAGGTTCTACTGAAATTGTTGAGCGTGCAGAAGAATTTATGCACAAATATTCAACTGTTGAAGCGAAGGGATAG
- a CDS encoding riboflavin synthase has product MFTGIIEALGKIVSLKKEGGNLHITVSSPISSGLKVDQSVAHNGVCLTVVSTDASSQTHTITAIQETLSKTNLGSVKIGDTINLERSLKVGDRLDGHIVQGHVDTTAICEKTEEQNGSKIFTFIYPESERQITVEKGSVCVNGISLTVIHSQDHRFSVAIIPYTYDNTTFKTLKAGDTVNIEFDILGKYAAKMLSRQLNMNT; this is encoded by the coding sequence ATGTTTACCGGGATTATTGAAGCTTTAGGGAAAATTGTTTCTTTGAAAAAAGAAGGTGGCAATCTACACATTACTGTCTCCTCACCCATTTCATCCGGATTAAAAGTTGACCAAAGTGTAGCGCACAATGGCGTATGCCTGACTGTTGTTTCGACAGACGCATCTTCCCAAACCCATACTATAACTGCTATACAGGAAACACTTTCAAAAACAAATCTTGGATCCGTCAAAATTGGTGATACGATTAACCTGGAACGCAGCCTAAAAGTCGGCGACCGGCTGGACGGCCACATTGTTCAAGGCCATGTAGACACCACCGCGATATGTGAAAAAACAGAGGAGCAAAACGGAAGCAAAATATTTACTTTTATATACCCGGAAAGTGAAAGACAAATAACGGTCGAGAAAGGATCCGTTTGTGTGAATGGTATAAGTCTTACCGTTATTCACTCACAGGACCATCGCTTTTCAGTGGCAATAATCCCGTATACTTACGATAACACTACTTTTAAAACACTTAAAGCCGGAGATACGGTGAATATTGAATTTGATATACTCGGAAAGTATGCGGCGAAAATGCTATCCCGGCAATTGAACATGAATACCTGA